One window from the genome of Cricetulus griseus strain 17A/GY chromosome 2, alternate assembly CriGri-PICRH-1.0, whole genome shotgun sequence encodes:
- the LOC100756460 gene encoding protocadherin gamma-A6, whose translation MATQQRLPPCCELLLLFNLLWCLWGSEAGQIRYSIPEELDKGSFVGSISKDLGLEPRQLAERGVRIVSRGRSQLFSLNPRSGSLVTAGRIDREELCAQSAPCLVSFNILVEDKLNLYPVEVEIVDINDNAPRFLKEDLEVKILENAAPSSRFLLMGVYDPDVGVNSIQSFKLSGSSHFSVHVQSQAHGPKYPELVLEHTLDREAEAVHHLALIAMDGGDPVRTGMARILVTVVDANDNAPVFTQPIYRVSVPENLPVGTRVLTVNATDQDEGVHAEITYSFVTITEEISQIFCLDRVTGEISTSETLDYEDSKFYELDVEARDQPGLQDRAKVLITILDVNDNAPEVVVTSGSRAIAENAPPGTVIALFQVYDKDSEQNGLVTCSVSESLPFKLEESLDNYFRLVTTTELDREQVSSYNITVTATDRGIPPLSTAKFISLDVSDINDNPPVFSRSSYSVYVPENNPKGISIFSLKAVDSDSEENAEIIYSLTKETLQGTPLSSFLSINSNTGVLYALCSFDYEQFRELNLLVSASDRGKPPLSSIVSLNLFVLDQNDNVPEILYPVLPTDGSTGVELAPRSAEPGYLVTKVVAVDKDSGQNAWLSYRLFKASEPGLFSVGLHTGEVRTARALLDRDALKQSLVVSVQDHGQPSLSATVTLTVAVASSIPDILADLGSLDLPHKSDDSSLTIYLVVAVATVSCIFFAFVMGLLVLRLWHWHKSRPLKATRKDVSNMSTSHFVGIDGVQAFLQTYSHEVSLTADSRKSHLIFPQPNYAHTLISQEGCEKNEPLLTQEDSTFCKEEDSLDQMVQ comes from the exons ATGGCGACTCAGCAGAGGCTCCCGCCCTGCTGCGAGCTGCTCCTGCTTTTCAATCTCCTGTGGTGCTTGTGGGGTTCCGAAGCTGGGCAGATCCGCTACTCTATTCCTGAGGAACTAGACAAAGGTTCCTTCGTGGGCAGCATCTCCAAGGACCTGGGTCTGGAGCCCCGCCAGCTGGCGGAGCGCGGGGTCCGCATCGTCTCCAGAGGTAGGTCGCAGCTTTTCTCCCTGAACCCGCGGAGCGGCAGCTTGGTCACCGCGGGCAGGATAGACCGGGAGGAGCTGTGCGCCCAGAGCGCGCCCTGCCTCGTGAGCTTTAACATCCTTGTGGAGGATAAACTAAATCTTTATCCCGTGGAAGTGGAAATAGTAGACATTAATGACAATGCACCACGATTCTTAAAGGAAGACTTGGAAGTAAAAATTCTCGAAAATGCGGCTCCATCCTCTCGTTTTCTACTAATGGGTGTCTATGATCCCGATGTGGGAGTGAACTCCATTCAGAGCTTCAAGCTCAGCGGCAGTAGTCACTTCTCAGTACATGTGCAAAGCCAAGCCCACGGGCCCAAGTACCCGGAGCTGGTGCTGGAGCACACCCTGGACAGGGAGGCAGAAGCGGTTCACCATCTGGCCCTTATTGCCATGGATGGTGGTGACCCTGTCCGAACAGGCATGGCACGAATTCTGGTAACTGTCGTGGATGCGAATGACAATGCTCCAGTATTTACTCAGCCTATCTATCGTGTGAGTGTTCCTGAAAATCTGCCAGTGGGTACACGAGTGTTAACAGTTAATGCCACTGACCAGGATGAAGGGGTCCACGCAGAAATAACATACTCCTTTGTGACGATCACAGAAGAGATCTCACAGATTTTCTGCTTAGATCGTGTAACTGGAGAAATTTCCACTTCTGAAACTCTAGACTATGAGGATTCAAAATTTTATGAGCTGGATGTTGAAGCCCGGGATCAGCCAGGTCTGCAAGACAGAGCAAAAGTTCTAATAACCATCTTGGACGTGAACGACAATGCTCCAGAAGTGGTTGTTACATCTGGTAGCAGAGCAATCGCTGAAAACGCACCTCCAGGGACAGTAATTGCTCTTTTTCAAGTTTATGATAAAGACTCTGAACAGAATGGCCTGGTAACATGCTCCGTCTCAGAAAGTCTCCCATTTAAACTGGAAGAATCACTAGACAATTATTTTCGATTGGTGACAACTACAGAACTGGATCGGGAACAGGTGTCCTCATATAACATCACTGTGACAGCCACTGACAGAGGAATACCACCTCTGTCTACAGCAAAGTTCATCTCCTTGGATGTGTCAGACATTAATGACAACCCACCAGTTTTCTCCCGTTCCTCCTATTCTGTTTATGTCCCTGAGAATAACCCTAAAGGTATCTCCATCTTCTCTTTGAAGGCAGTGGACTCTGACAGCGAAGAGAATGCCGAGATTATCTACTCTCTGACCAAAGAAACCCTCCAGGGTACACCTCTATCCTCTTTCCTCTCTATCAACTCCAACACTGGTGTCCTGTATGCACTGTGTTCCTTTGACTATGAACAGTTTAGAGAACTAAATCTACTGGTGTCAGCCAGTGACAGAGGGAAACCCCCACTTAGCAGCATTGTGTCACTAAACTTGTTTGTGCTGGACCAGAATGACAATGTACCTGAGATCCTGTACCCTGTCCTACCCACTGATGGTTCTACTGGTGTGGAATTGGCTCCCCGCTCTGCAGAGCCTGGGTACCTAGTGACGAAGGTGGTGGCGGTGGACAAAGACTCAGGGCAGAATGCCTGGCTGTCCTACCGTCTGTTCAAGGCCAGTGAACCAGGGCTCTTCTCAGTGGGACTGCACACGGGTGAGGTGCGCACTGCTCGGGCCCTTCTGGACAGAGATGCTCTGAAGCAGAGCCTGGTGGTGTCTGTGCAAGACCATGGCCAGCCCTCACTCTCAGCTACTGTCACACTCACTGTGGCTGTGGCCAGCAGCATTCCGGACATCCTGGCTGACTTGGGCAGCCTTGATCTTCCACACAAATCTGATGACTCAAGCCTTACAATCTAcctggtggtggcagtggccaCTGTCTCTTGCATCTTCTTTGCTTTTGTGATGGGGCTGCTGGTGCTCAGGCTGTGGCACTGGCATAAGTCAAGACCACTGAAGGCCACAAGGAAAGATGTGTCAAATATGTCCACTTCACACTTTGTGGGTATTGATGGGGTGCAGGCTTTTCTGCAGACCTATTCCCATGAGGTCTCCCTCACAGCAGACTCCAGGAAGAGTCATCTGATCTTTCCCCAGCCCAACTATGCCCACACCCTCATCAGTCAGGAGGGCTGTGAGAAAAATGAGCCTTTATTAACACAGGAAGACTCAACTTTTTGTAAAGAGGAAGACTCTCTTGACCAG ATGGTGCAGTAA